In the genome of Lactuca sativa cultivar Salinas chromosome 3, Lsat_Salinas_v11, whole genome shotgun sequence, the window AGGAAATCTTGTTACATGGAGGAGTAAGAAACAAAAGGTGGTGTCGAGATCGAGTGCAGAGGCTAAATTTAGAGGGATGGTGAATGGAGTATGCGAGTTGTTATGGATAAAGAGAATTTTAAGAGATTTGGGGATTTCTCTAACAGCTCCAATGAAACTATATTGTGACAACGAATCAGCGGTGAAGATAGCCAATAACCCAGTCCAACACGATAGAACGAAGCATGTAGAAGTCGATagacatttcatcaaagatcatttgGAGAAGCAAACAGTGGAACTCCCTCATGTTGCATCAGAAGATCAACTTGCAGACATGCTGACTAAAGGAGTATGTGGAAGAGTGTTTCAAAGCTCTCTTGACAAGCTGGGAATGATAGACATACATTCTCCACCTTGAGGGGGAGTGTTGGCAAGACCTAGAAATCAGGAGCTAAAAGTCAGGAATGATTGTTAATAATTCTAATTATCTAGTTCCCTTATATAGGAGATAGATTCCATAGTTTGTTTACAGTATTCCATGTATATATAGGTTTACCTCCTACATTGAATTCAATAATAGAAAAACGGAAGTTGATTCCTCCTCTGATTCTCAATTCTACACCTACGACCTTCACTAACTAGGGTAGTAGGAATTTCCCCAAACTTAatttagttgtttttattgtGACAATAAAGAAGAAGAACATGATTAGAAGAACAACTTAGTGAATAGGGCATAACCGAATATGCTTTGATACCATTTAGAATTCTGCATATAGGCGACAGAAaatagagaagaagaagagaagagagcaATCAATGTGTTCTCATCGAATAATTAAAACTGGAACAAAACaaacataaatattaaataattttgGTCAACTAGCTATACTGGTTTCATTATAGATAAACTAGACTCTAAAAGataatataaaaacaaatattAAATAAGAGCGTTTGCCAAAATCTTCAAAAATCATGTAAGAAAACTTGTTGAAATCCACAAAGGCTATTTCTTTCCTATGGTTCTTTGAAGAACTTCAAAATATATCAAACGGATGTAAAGTGTGCATTTTTGAATGGTAAGATTGATGAAAAGGTTTATGTAAAACATCTAGGTTTTGAAGATCTATTTttccctaatcatgtctacaaagtTGACAAAGCTCTTTATGGCCTCGAACATACTCCACAGTTTAGCATGACACTTTATCTAAATTCCTTGTTGCAAGTGGCTAGCTACACGAGGGGTGTGATTGATAGTCATTTTTTGTGAAAAGGTTGAAACCTAACATCATTCTTGTACAAGTTTATGTTGATAACATAATTTTTAAGCCTATTAAAAGGACAATATGTCAAAGAGTTTTTATATCATGTACATGAATCCAATACTCTAAAAGTGTACATTGTTTGGTTGGTTGTATAACATTTCTAGCATTTGGGGGTATACTATGTTATCACTATTGAGCAACATTCTTTCCCATGGAATATTACTAGTGGATTCATAATAAAGACTAATAAAAAAACTTACATTCAACAAACCAAAAAGATTATCTTGTGACTTGCTAAAATAACTCACATGATATAATAACATAGAGTTAATAATATAATGTAGAAATCAATGGATTAGAATATTCATACAAGAACATGAAACATTTGATGATACAATGCCAATCGAATGCATGTTCTTCAGAAATCGGTAAGAAAattacatataaacaaacaaatttACTTACTACTCTCACCTGCAAATCCAACAAATTTTACAGATTTACAGTTGGAAGAAATCAGAAATGCCAAATTTGCCCTCCAAAAAGTTACCGAGCTTTGGCAAGGGTGCGACTAGACACACCATGTAACAATTTCACAAACCCTAGGAAACTAAGCTTTCCATCAGTGTGCCTAATCCAATCATGCAATACAGAATGAACAGAAACTGATGGACCAAGGCCAAGTTCCTGAAAAATCCCCAAAAATAGTTGATAAAGATTCAAGAAAACAGAATCCCATTTGGAAAAAGATCTTCAAGTTGAGCTTTTTTGATATTTGGAAAGTGGGTCTTTAAGAGAAAGTGATAAAGATGTAAACTTTCACCAAGTAAAAAAGAAAGATCATCACAAAAATGATTGTAGCAATAGAATTTGTGGCTAAAagaaagaaatagcaacatagtttcatttatttgtttattatagtatcCTAATTTCATTATCACCTATTACAAgtttacaacattgtactttgaaaaatctacccaattttAAAATCGTAATTTCAATTTTATTCTTATTAAGACATTGTACGTTGAAAAATTCACCCAAATAATTTGGTAAAATTTTCCAAGgacaatgttgtaatagaaagaaatgaaagtagcatACTCCCCTCAAAACCATTTTGGTTCAAAATATGTTATaaaaaatatggaagaaaaccGAATTCTAAACTTACTGAAGCTAGTTCTTCAATCATGATAGCCCTATTGCCATCTTTGTCAAATAATTCATATGCACATCGAGCATGTTGCTCCCATCTATCAAGAGCCTCAAGTTGATGAACACTTATAGTAGAAGCACAAAATTCATCAAACTCCATTTTTCTATATTGAAGCGCATTAAGCTGCATATGGGTGATTTTATATTCATCTAAAAGTTTAAAGAATACAATATGTAATCAAATGATGAATCTTAAAGTCCTTTACTTATGTTGCATTTGTTCAATAGGACAAAACATCACTAGATTTGGACAAGCTTTCTAAGGCTATTtccaaaaacactttaattttgttCCATTCATGTCCCACCTTTTTAGGTGGGACCACTTGCAATTTTTGGGTGAcacaaaaaattacaatttttgtcCCACCTTGTTTCACCTTTTTGAGTGGGGCAAAAAGAGTGCATTTTTTTGTCTCATTCTCCATGTCCCACCTTTTAGAAAGAGAAAAACTTGCATTTTTTTGTCTTATTATCATTCCACCTCTTAGGTGTGactaaaaattacaatttttgtcCCATTGACATCGGTCCATGTTCCACCTTTTTGGGTGAAACAAAAAAATTACTTTTTGTCTCATTAACATCAGTCCAATGTCCCACCTTTTAGAAAGGgatataaataaacaatttttgtcTCGTTAACACACTTTGTTCCACCTCTTAGGGTTGAACTAATAACTGCTATTTTTGTCCTATTGACATCAGTCCTAGTGCTAAACACAATATAAcctgttttgttttgtcttgttCTAAATAAGAGACTTGGGCCTTAAAGATCATACCGATGTTAGAAAATCATGGGCACGTGACTCTTTCATGGCATCCGTAGCATGCTTCATCAAGGCCTAATTAGTTCATAAGAAGTGAAGAtcaatatttcaaaaaaaaaaaaaaaacaaaaaaacaaacaaacaaactatTTTTCATATGAAGAAAAAGAAAGGAAAGTGTCGTGTTGGTTGCCAACCACTTTGATATTCTCCATGCTTATAAATCCGTTTTTGCTCGGTTCTAACAAACAAAATTGCTCCTTTAGATAAAACAACTCATCTTTAGTTAGGGTCTTCACTAAAGCCTGCAAAAAAGGGAAACCTATAACTATAACCGAAATTGACTATTTCAATTAGTGtttgttttgtttctttttttctcATTAAGTGTGAAAATTTTGTGAGAAAATGACGGCATATTTGGGGAAATGGAAGGGAAAAAATAAATAATGACGAATTTGTAATATAGAAAAACCTTATTCCCCTTACTTTCTCTATGAAACCATTTTTTTTCTGCATTAAGTAAAGAAAAAAAACACCCGTATAGAGCGTATTGGATTAAGATGTTGTTTCTTTTTAACTTAATGGAATTAATTGGGAGATTAGTACCTAATCTAGTAAACTATATATTGATGTTTCTTTTTTTACTTAATGCAAAAAAATGGCTTAATACATAAAGTCAAGAAAACTATGTTTTCCCAAGTCCTTATTGTTTACAAATTTACCCTTCTTTAATATTCCTACCATTTCTCCATGTGTCTCGTCATTTTCTCGAATACTATTTAAGTATCATTTATCTGGACAACACTTTATCTAAAAGTCACTTAATGGGAGgaaaaacaaacaaagaaaaagacgccattaagtccattaagtcGAAAAGAAATAGCACCttactttctttctttttttttaaactaaaaatACTAAATTTGAATCTTATAGAACACTAAAAGAACATACACGTAAAGCCGATTTACGAAGAGCAGAAGAACGCATGTAACCCTTCATGTGTCTTAATATCGAGACATCAAGTGGCATTTTCACATCATTAGTATTTCTAATCCATGGATGACCTACAACAACATTTCATGCTAATCAAatcaaaattaccaaaatgcccctaaccTAGGACTACCCAAAAGACATAAACAACATGTACCTAATGCCTGAGCAGCTGTCATTCGTCTCCTAGGATCCTTATTCAATAAGCGTTTAACAAAATCTTTGGCCTCTAAGGACAGTGTGGGCCATGGTTCTTCATCAAAACTTGGATGAGCTTTTAACACTGCTCGAAAGATTCCCGATTCGGTTCTTGCCCAAAAAGGGCGACTCCCACACAAAAGAATGTAAGATATAACACCGATACTCCATACATCGGCCTCAGTGCTATATGATCTATGTAGCACTTCGGGTGCCACATAGTATGCACTTCCCACAATGTCATTGAGTCTTTCATCTACAAATCAAAGCAACATACTTtcatgtagttttgtattatagcatcctacattCGGTTCCTTTtgttataacattgtactttcaaatcTTTTCTCCTCAAAGCATTGGACCTTGAAAATTTTATCCAATTATTGTGGTGTAATTGACTAAttggaatgttttttttttttcttattagggcATTATCTTTTGAAAATCTACCGAATTGGaaattgctttgtatttggatgacattgtTTATTATAGTATATAGAAATTACCTGGCTTTACAAAATCCGACAAGCCAAAATCTATGGCCTTTAGTTGTGAGTTTTCATCCTTTGATGTAAATAAGAAATTCTGATTCAACAACCATAAATCATCAAATGATGTTTCAAAAAAACAAGAAATATATAAACAAATAACTTgtttaaaacatgtttaaattAGTAAACCTCTCACCTCTGGCTTTAAGTCACGATGCACTACACCTTGAAGATGACAAAATGCAACCACATTTAGTATTTGTATCAACACTACTTTAGCATCATCCTCTGTGTATTTCCCACCtctataaattcaaaattattattaATGGATTGTTAACGAATAAATTGAATGGAAAATAAGTGCCATATGCTTAAAAAATCGAAGTCACAGACATAATAATACCTTGAAAGTATTCTATCCAAAAGCTCACCTCCTTTACATAACCTAAAAACGAGTCAAAGAAAGCATAAGGCCTTGCGAAAATGGAAATGGGGGCAAATTAGTAAAAGGATAAGACTTAATTGACACTTTTATCTAAAAATTAAATGAATTTAAATTTAATTTCTTACTCCATTACAACATAGACGTTATCATTGTCTTCATATGCATCGTAAAACTTCACCAAGTTGTTATGTCCAGTCAAAGCTCTCAATATCTTTACCTCCCTTCTCACATCCTCGATGGCTATGGCTGTTGTCAtctgagaaaaaaaaaatataattcatttgatcaaATTCAAAGCGTGTTACAGATCTGATTACACCATTGTAGATCAAATCACACTCGTGATCAAGGGTAATCGCTAATTTTGATGATAATCGTCGGAAATGATGAGAACTTGGAGTTCAAAAATCAAACCTTTGACTTTGGAATGATTTTGACTGCTACTTCTTGACCCTTAAATTCCCCTTTCTTGAACTTAGCTTTACAAGTATGTCCAAAATGCCCTCTTCCTACTTCTTCACCAATCTCGTATTTGTTTCCAAAATGCTTCGAAAATCCGAAACTTTTATCCAATCTAGTAATCCTTTCTCCGTCATTTACATCAGGTATCGCCACCTCGTTTGGCTTGACGGAGCCATGCCGCCTCGCCAACGCCTTAATGTGCTTTGCCGGAGACGGCGGCGGAAATGGCCGTTTAAAGAACCTTCTGGGTGTTGTCGAATTAGTGCTCGCATTCGGCGCCGGAGATGATTTTTTTGAGAAAAGATAGTGAGCTGGACTTGGACTGTAAAACGGGAAAAATGGAGATTTTTTCCCTACTTCAGTCTCACCTTTCTTGCTAATCTTATCCTCTGATTCTTTTCCTTCACTGTCTTTCGCCGGAATATTCGTCTCTTGGTGACCGGAAAATTTGGTTCTTGACGAGGGTTTGGAGCTACAAACGCCCATTGTTGGAGGTTTCTTGCAAGTCGCCCCTTTTTATGTGAACTCCAATTACGAAAAAAATTAAAGAGTTAATATTGCAAATCAAAAACTCTTTTGAGTAGTAGATAGTGTGAGATCTTGATTTTGGTTGACAAGATTTTGAACCAGATTTCCTGATGATAAAAATTTTGGTTTTATGAAAATTTGTGATGATCATGTACtttgatataatttttttttttcgaaaaagatAGTTTGGATATGAATTGACCAATGGGAAAGTAGAATTAAAGAAAATTTAATGACGGTACTTTGAAGTTTTAACATCAATTTGGTGGTCCAACCATCGATTAAATTGTAGTTTTAACATCAATTTGGTGGTCCAACCATCGACTAAATTGTCTTTAATATGAAGTGATAATTACTTAAAAAAAGTAATAAGTATATTTTTGttcattaagttttttttttgttcatatCTTTAATATGAAGTGACAATTACTTAAAGAAAGTAATAAGTATAttcattaagttttttttttcatatttaccCTAACAGGTGTGCAACTTGTTTAAATATACATATTCAGTTTTTATGATCGGATACTCGGTTAACagaaaaaaatgacttaatatgtaatatttttctcattttgtacgCATTTATTCTTAATATTCTTTTACACatttagtctttattatttttttgttgcaaaataaatcTTTGTTGTTTTTTATCACGTTCAGTACTTATGAACGGTTTCTTTAagttttttctcacgacatcctaCATAGGATAATC includes:
- the LOC111881403 gene encoding CDPK-related protein kinase, with amino-acid sequence MGVCSSKPSSRTKFSGHQETNIPAKDSEGKESEDKISKKGETEVGKKSPFFPFYSPSPAHYLFSKKSSPAPNASTNSTTPRRFFKRPFPPPSPAKHIKALARRHGSVKPNEVAIPDVNDGERITRLDKSFGFSKHFGNKYEIGEEVGRGHFGHTCKAKFKKGEFKGQEVAVKIIPKSKMTTAIAIEDVRREVKILRALTGHNNLVKFYDAYEDNDNVYVVMELCKGGELLDRILSRGGKYTEDDAKVVLIQILNVVAFCHLQGVVHRDLKPENFLFTSKDENSQLKAIDFGLSDFVKPDERLNDIVGSAYYVAPEVLHRSYSTEADVWSIGVISYILLCGSRPFWARTESGIFRAVLKAHPSFDEEPWPTLSLEAKDFVKRLLNKDPRRRMTAAQALGHPWIRNTNDVKMPLDVSILRHMKGYMRSSALRKSALRALVKTLTKDELFYLKEQFCLLEPSKNGFISMENIKVALMKHATDAMKESRAHDFLTSLNALQYRKMEFDEFCASTISVHQLEALDRWEQHARCAYELFDKDGNRAIMIEELASELGLGPSVSVHSVLHDWIRHTDGKLSFLGFVKLLHGVSSRTLAKAR